The following proteins come from a genomic window of Methanocella conradii HZ254:
- the accC gene encoding acetyl-CoA carboxylase biotin carboxylase subunit → MFNKVMIANRGEIALRVIRACKELGISTVAVYSEADVKSLHVKYADEAYCIGPPPAKSSYLNVDALLEVAQDAGCDAIHPGYGFLSENAPFAEAVRKAGLSFIGPPPSVIKKLGDKTVARTAMKKAGLPLIPGSPGAIRSDEEAIELANQFGYPCIIKAAGGGGGRGMRPVFSDAEIPDALQSARREAEAFFNNPDVYIEKYMEDPRHIEFQILADKNGNVIHLGERDCSIQRRHQKLLEEAPSPRMTPVLREIMGNAAVQGARAVKYENAGTFEFLLDKHGNFYFMEVNTRIQVEHPVTELVTGIDLVKEQIRIAAGEELQYKQSDIKINGHAIECRINAEDPQENFFPSPGKITSYMAPGGPGVRIDGCSYAGYEIPPYYDSMVAKLIVWDSTRMGAINRMRRALDEYVIEGVKTTIPFHKMILFNAYFRKGDYSTNFISKCILNEDKLVPKEIKKGLKTKVLGHKIHYFEEVASTNRIAKEMAAAGAEEGTMVLAETQSGGLKGRIGREWISPFGGVCFSLILRPKVAPRHAAKITLAAASAVCKTIRDLYGLDARINWPNDILIGGRKVCGILTDMAMDVNSIKYVVLGFGVNVNVERLSFPQKIQRTATSIKEELGRTVSRKDFIDALLLEFERQYDSFNEGQFAALLDEYKRLAYPLGSRIIVKDQDRLYEGYSVDINEDGALVMKTLDGEVLTFMTGDVHAHPDEAIKKEEVKHEA, encoded by the coding sequence ATGTTTAATAAGGTAATGATCGCAAACCGGGGCGAGATAGCGCTCCGGGTTATAAGGGCGTGTAAGGAGCTGGGCATATCCACCGTGGCCGTGTATTCAGAGGCGGATGTGAAGTCCTTGCACGTCAAGTATGCCGACGAGGCCTATTGCATCGGCCCACCCCCCGCGAAGAGCAGCTACCTCAACGTGGACGCCTTGCTCGAGGTCGCCCAGGACGCGGGGTGCGACGCGATACACCCGGGGTATGGCTTTTTATCCGAGAACGCTCCTTTCGCGGAGGCCGTTAGAAAGGCTGGCCTGTCGTTTATCGGCCCCCCGCCATCGGTCATCAAGAAGCTGGGCGACAAGACCGTGGCCCGCACCGCCATGAAGAAGGCGGGGCTACCGCTGATACCCGGCTCCCCGGGGGCGATTAGGAGCGACGAGGAGGCCATCGAGCTTGCAAACCAGTTCGGCTACCCGTGCATAATAAAGGCCGCCGGCGGGGGCGGGGGAAGGGGCATGAGGCCCGTTTTCTCCGACGCCGAGATACCGGACGCATTGCAGAGCGCCAGGCGGGAGGCCGAGGCGTTCTTCAACAACCCGGACGTGTACATTGAAAAGTATATGGAGGACCCGCGGCACATCGAGTTTCAAATACTGGCGGATAAGAATGGCAACGTGATTCACCTGGGCGAGAGGGACTGCTCAATACAAAGAAGACACCAGAAGCTTCTAGAGGAGGCACCTTCACCGAGGATGACGCCCGTGCTCAGGGAAATCATGGGTAACGCCGCAGTGCAGGGCGCGAGGGCTGTAAAATATGAGAACGCGGGCACCTTTGAGTTTCTACTGGATAAGCACGGCAACTTCTACTTCATGGAGGTCAACACCAGGATTCAGGTGGAGCACCCGGTCACCGAGCTCGTGACGGGCATCGACCTGGTCAAGGAGCAGATAAGGATAGCGGCGGGCGAGGAGCTGCAGTATAAGCAGAGCGACATCAAGATTAACGGCCACGCCATCGAGTGCAGGATTAACGCTGAGGACCCCCAGGAGAACTTCTTCCCATCTCCAGGAAAGATTACGAGCTATATGGCACCAGGAGGCCCTGGCGTGAGGATTGACGGGTGCTCATACGCTGGCTACGAGATTCCCCCATACTATGATAGCATGGTGGCTAAGCTTATCGTGTGGGATAGCACGAGGATGGGGGCCATAAACAGGATGCGCAGGGCGCTCGACGAGTACGTCATAGAGGGCGTGAAGACCACCATACCATTCCATAAGATGATATTGTTTAACGCCTACTTCCGTAAGGGCGACTATAGCACGAACTTCATATCGAAGTGTATCCTGAACGAGGATAAGCTCGTCCCGAAGGAGATCAAGAAGGGCCTGAAGACTAAAGTGTTGGGCCATAAGATTCACTATTTCGAGGAGGTGGCCTCCACGAACCGTATCGCCAAGGAGATGGCAGCTGCCGGGGCCGAGGAGGGCACCATGGTGCTCGCCGAGACGCAGAGCGGGGGCCTGAAGGGGAGGATTGGCAGGGAGTGGATATCCCCGTTCGGCGGCGTGTGCTTCTCTTTGATACTCAGGCCGAAGGTTGCGCCAAGGCATGCCGCCAAGATAACGCTTGCGGCCGCCTCCGCAGTCTGTAAGACGATTAGAGACCTTTATGGCCTGGACGCCAGGATAAACTGGCCCAATGACATCCTGATAGGCGGCAGGAAGGTATGCGGCATCCTTACGGATATGGCCATGGACGTCAACTCCATAAAATACGTCGTGCTCGGCTTTGGCGTGAACGTGAACGTGGAGAGGCTTTCCTTCCCGCAGAAGATTCAGAGGACCGCCACCTCCATCAAGGAGGAGCTGGGCAGGACCGTGTCCAGGAAAGACTTCATCGACGCCCTCCTCCTCGAGTTTGAGAGGCAGTACGATAGCTTTAACGAGGGCCAGTTTGCGGCCCTGCTGGACGAGTACAAGCGGCTGGCCTACCCGCTGGGTAGCCGCATCATCGTTAAGGACCAGGACAGGCTGTATGAGGGCTACTCGGTGGACATAAACGAGGATGGGGCGCTGGTCATGAAGACCCTGGATGGCGAGGTGCTCACCTTCATGACGGGAGACGTGCACGCCCACCCCGACGAGGCCATCAAAAAAGAAGAAGTAAAGCACGAGGCCTGA
- a CDS encoding DUF5788 family protein produces MLPELSEENRRAIKGTTPKQAVKDVENAVCEAVKEEKRGERRLITPEERAKLELKLHRLLVWVGVITPFEFELGGRKVPLHDIVWDLLAKDCLTEEEKEYVNKLIDKLQKHEKVNEEILHSHELTEEEADAIFNETAGLLRAIVSLKSLVGRKDTCPVRERVNKRRLEEAKYWLSFLRQIT; encoded by the coding sequence ATGTTGCCGGAGCTATCTGAGGAGAACAGGAGGGCCATAAAGGGCACAACGCCAAAGCAGGCGGTAAAGGACGTCGAGAATGCGGTCTGCGAGGCGGTGAAAGAGGAAAAGAGGGGGGAGAGGCGCCTCATAACGCCCGAGGAGCGGGCGAAGCTAGAGCTAAAGCTGCACAGGCTGCTCGTCTGGGTCGGAGTAATAACGCCCTTCGAGTTCGAGCTTGGCGGCAGGAAGGTCCCCTTGCACGATATAGTGTGGGACCTGCTGGCCAAGGATTGCCTGACCGAGGAAGAAAAGGAGTACGTCAACAAGCTCATCGATAAGCTTCAGAAGCACGAGAAGGTGAACGAGGAGATATTGCATAGCCACGAGCTGACCGAGGAGGAGGCCGATGCCATCTTTAACGAGACGGCAGGGCTTTTGAGGGCCATAGTGAGCCTGAAGTCCCTCGTCGGCAGGAAGGACACCTGCCCGGTCAGGGAGCGGGTGAATAAGCGCAGGCTTGAGGAGGCGAAGTATTGGCTTAGCTTTTTAAGGCAGATAACATGA
- a CDS encoding ribonuclease P protein component 4, with amino-acid sequence MADKKKPFNVDMAEQRIKRLFKLAEKAYKKRPDLADRYVEISRRISMRHRVGIPGELKRKVCKKCGSYLVAGENSRVRLDGKNVIITCLKCGAIKRYPYK; translated from the coding sequence ATGGCCGACAAAAAGAAGCCCTTCAACGTAGACATGGCCGAACAACGCATAAAAAGGCTCTTCAAGCTGGCAGAAAAGGCTTACAAAAAGAGGCCCGACCTGGCAGACAGGTACGTAGAGATATCGAGACGCATCAGCATGCGCCACAGGGTAGGCATACCAGGAGAGCTCAAAAGAAAGGTGTGCAAAAAGTGCGGCTCCTACCTGGTGGCAGGGGAGAACAGCCGCGTCAGGCTAGACGGAAAAAACGTGATAATAACCTGCCTCAAGTGCGGGGCCATCAAGCGGTATCCATACAAATAG